The region TCTTCGCTTGAGCACTTCTaagaaataatgataatcGGGCTGCAACATTTCGAAACATATCATTCACTCTTTGGTTATATTCTATTAATGATGGATCCATAATGAAAACAACATGGAACATAgtcatattattttgaagatCATCTTTACCGGATTCATCATAGCTTTCCACACTTATtgtatcatttaatttagtGACTAAATCTTTTTCAGTTGTATCACTAATAAATGGTGTTAGATCAGAATTTTCACGTCGTCTAGTTATATCTGTATTGGTATTTGCAGTAGTGGAATGATTATTTACGCTACATTTTGTTCCGATACTGCTTGACCTCTTGGATCTACTAGaatgtttcttttttttagatttctTCCAATTCCCTTCTTCATCAACATGAATTGGTAAGCcaagaaaacaaaatttaTCTATGGTAAACTCAAATTTCGTGTTACACATTTCTCTTTCTGGGCTACAAAATTCAGCTACAAATTCTGAATcgaaatcaaatattttacttaAATCTTGAAAAACATCCTCTTCGAAATATCTctcaataaatttaaagtcTTCTTTTTCCCAAAATGTTGCCAACTCCTGATCAGATACATATTCTCCACTGTCAACTctatcaatatcatcatcagttgataataaaagctttgaagataatgatatttttctatttgaattttcttGGTTTATAATATCCAGTAATTTTGTAGCGGCAATTGTAGTATTAGAAGTGGGTGTTTTAGTCTTTAAAATAGTTGATCCGGATGTATCAGATTTGAAATCATTAGTATTTAATTGGTTTGAGTGTGATTTTTTAAGATCAGTTAATTCATTAGAATTcagtttaatattttttaaatttgcggatatttcatcatcaccTTCATCATCGGCATATTCATCATCTTGTTCTTGTTGGCTAtaagtattatttgtattttgattatatcGATTATTTATCAAGTTGCTGATagttttttgaatatttttatcatttttctccaaatttgtattattattattaaggTTTGAATTGGACTTTACTGATATAACTGATACTGAGTCTGTATCGgaagatgatgattctGATAAGGTGCTATCAGTTCCACAATAATCTGTAGTTAGCTCAGAATCGCTAATATCAGCCATTGAATCTTGATCAGTATCAGATTCTCTTGCACTTCTAACATTAACTGAAAATACATCTCTTGTTATACTCGAAGTAGACATATTAAACGAGTTCATATTAAGTTCATCTTGTGGCGTAAAAATATGTCGATGATTTTTTgagttttttaaaaatggaTCAATTGGTGACGGTTGATTACTTGTtgaatttctaatatttgaatgaaattttttaatatcagttggtatattatttgttattatcGATTTATAATCACTTATAGCAGGTGGGTAATTATAAACAATTTGCGGTCCTGAGTGTGTGGATATGGTTAATTGTATGCCTAATAATCTTGAATTTGGAATACATTGTTGCATGGTAAAATGTTATTTATAAggtttagaaaaaaaaagagagattttaattattgttatatCTTTTCAGAGGTAAATTTAAGAGAACGTAATAGATAAAAggataaataaatacaatGTTCAGTTGTTCTAATGCTATAATGGTTGTGATTACCTTTTACAGGCTTATGTAAGTATTTTTCGTATTTCTTTGATatcttaattttaattccccttttgaaattaagaatttttaacGCTTAAATAAgcttatcaaataattttgcaTTAAAGAATGGAGTaagaaaaaagtataaaaacactataataattggttgttaaataattaaatgtCCATATAAGTTGAAGTAATTAggaaattataattaaatattatatatatatatatatatatatatataatcaCGTGATGTGATCTAGTCTTATGGTTTATTGTTTTGAATATGAATGACGTTAATTAAGCTAATTGAATGGTAAAATAGtaaacaattttaaaactaaTATAATTACTATCATAACTAAACagttttcaaaaaaaatgattaatatataatttttgtttaaattaaataatttaataatttaaaccCAACTATCgatcattatcattaggATAGGTGCCTACACATAAAGTAAAACGATAAATTACTTTTCAGACAACCATCTCCAAGTTCAGATACTAATTATGCAAGCcaatcaaaaaatatatagaatATTCCAAtcagatatatttttggaaaaacTTAGTATATTGCAAGTAAAAGAGCCAATACCAGAGTAGTACTACCACTGTGTTTTAGCttgtattttataatagaaatatcttaataatgataatctTTGATACTgagttattttttcaacaaaACTGTTGTGCGCATATTGTAAGTATATTAAGAAACttatagaattattatgataaaTGTAATGTTCTTATGCTTAAGTTTCAATTGCTgtaagaatttaataactGATCAGGAGTCATAACACTAGATACTCATACAATCGAACAATTGTGTAATTGCGTGATAGTTAATAAACTAATATCCAGAGAAAGCCGtcatatttgaaaataaataattaggACTAACTATTTGCCAAAAATTTATCAGTTTATAGTTctgtaataattatttatagtaaaataaaataaaagaaaaagtaaTTCTCACAGCACAAGTGGTGCTCTAccttttaatgaaaaagttaaaaagaattattatatattttactcAAAGTAATGAGTacgtaatattattactcaTTTTCATACAGTTGCATGAATGCATGACTGTGTGATTATGTAACTCATAGTCATATGGTTATGTGGCTACCTTGTTTATAGCTTAAACTTGAGaatattactttttattacattatttaattagcTTTTTGATGTATCTACAATGTTTCTGCAACAAAAATATGTTGTAGATGATATTGAACGTATTctcatctacaagttgCTGACTTCGAATTATACACAAAACTGAGCAACTGCTAGTTGCCTACTTGTTAATATCTGATCGATTCATATTCTCTATTAGTTAGTAAGTATTACTCAAATTGATCATTTCTACCCTTGTAAGTAAGTTCATAAACAGTTTATTTAAAGTTATATGGGTGAATTTGTGAttgacctttgaaaagtatataaagGCCAGCTACTCAAACTATAGTCGTAGATTTATAGTTCTTTTATATggatatttaatttaagaaaaccaacaaatattttcgTAAGGTAAAAAACTAACTTGATATGCGGAATATATAGAACTATAGACAAAGGTTAAACATTAATGGGAATAAGACGAGTTTATATACAAGTTGGACTGGCATGATAGCATCATGCCAACTGGACATGTTATTCCGAGATTGGACTTCAGTACATAGGTTACGTGTCCTGTTTGATACGTTAGTACTTGTTGGAATACAACAATGTTGTAAACCAACTTAGGAGTACGATACACTTAAAGAGTAACTACCAAAACTTAACTTAACACTCTATTAACTTAATACCAGTTAATCCTTCGAACttacgaatataattgttgttctttttaaactaaataactatatataagaactataaatttatgtcttaaGTCTGAAAAGTtggcctttaaatacttttcaaaggtcaacgccagcttttccattttactttaattggtttGTCTATAAACTCACTTACAAGTGTAGGAGTGCACAGTTTGAGTAATGCTGGCTAACTAGTAGAGATTATTCATCGAACTGATATTCTCAGGTATGCAATTAGCAGTTGCTCAGTGTTGTGCATAATTTCTATAGcaacttgtagatgagtataCGATCAATCTCGTCTACAACAAAACATGTTGTAATATGAGACTGACAGGACGAGGATGATATTTCAGAGCTCAGAGGGCACTGAGATCAGTAGTTACAGGGTGTATTACACAAGATTATTATATCTCCGCTTGGTCCTTCTCTATACAGTAttactgggattcaagagagttagacattgttatacagtgtttaagatgtaaagacgattactttatttagatatatatagtaaataatataattaaaatgaatatatttcttaaatagtgttttttgatataaacagaaaaacacattttaaacaataagtcAGGTgataaaaagtattttaccacttaataaaaaatgatataatcatattccagcacaCTTCTATTAACATTTATCTTCCAGAGTATTCTTTTAATGatcaatttcttaaatGGAAGTTATGTTTATGTTGACTTACTgttaagaattttttacTATCTTTGCACAACTGCAATTAAATCTAACTTAGTTGATTAATATGGACTTATTTCTTTTAGTTTTAAGCTTATACATCATTCTAACActttcttttcttattGTTAAATCTTCTTTTAACTTTCGTAGTATTAAAACTCTATTCCTGTTAATATAACacttttcttattttcCTATACCCCAGCTACTCGACATTACTTTGCTGACAAAGGCTACcaacaaaagaaaagaaataaataagaaatgAATTGTTTGAATATAGATGTGTGACAAAAGTAATAGCTTAGTTCTTCTCATTTAATATAGTTTCACATAATGAAAAGCTTTGTAAGTGATGGGAGTGTCATTTATGATGTGACACAAATAAGTAGCCATCTTAGTATAGTGGTTAGTACACATCGTTGTGGCCGATGAAACCCTGGTTCGATTCTAGGAGATGGCATTACTTTTTGCTTCCCAATCTGATACGAATCACGTGAcacaatttttatcaacTCATACTTGCACTGATTTAAACTTTATATATCatgaatattttccaaactAGGCTGAACACATTCATTTGACAATTTAATCCACCAAATTCAAACTTGAGaaatcatatattttagaaCTCTGAGGTTACGTGAACAAAGCGTGTATGTGctatttttgataataaaaccgtttataaaaataaccaATTTGGCCAAATTGCTAGAATTAATAGGCCATGCTTTTTAAAGTTTAATACAATATAATTGCCATCATACCAGGCCAAGCAAAATATACAAACACGGcgaatattaatttatcactGTGGTTGCCTCTCTTGACACGAGACGTCACAGCCTCTAGTACGCGTCAACAAAACTGTACACTGTCAACAGGATTAAAGGTAAATATTAGCTCCATAACAGGGGAGAGTCTTAGAAAGTTTAGGAGCTACTTTCCGACATTTTCGCGATACACCTGTTGCCCTAAAAATGGGTATTTCTTATATGCTCCAGCTTGTTACGTGACTCAAGAGGACTACTATGCTTGGTTATGCTACGTACGTATAGTCTCTATGTATTCTCAAAGGATATCTGTTACAAAGGTTGCGCCGTGTCCGGCAACTCCGTGTCAGGTGCGGCTTCATCTTTGAAGAGTTAGCTCAGCCCGATTGGGCATTTCCCGGGCCCCATCGAGATAAAGCTCTGCAGCGAACTCTGCAAGATCCTGTAATTGCGAGGTGATCCTTACGGGAATGAAACGTGCAGAAAGATAACTGTGCCCGCCCCTAATTCTGTAGTGGAAGACCCCCCTAATTGGAAGACTACATAGGATAGAATTCCCCTCTTAACAATAGTTGTAGTCGATACTTTCTCTACATTTCATAATCACTAATACGAATCAGGTAAGTAGATATATAAAGATGAGACTAACCAATCATCTTTGTTACTTGTTACTGGTATTTTGTGGTGGTATGACCGGAGAGAAATTTGTATACTTCTCAAACATTTATAACATTAGGGTGCTTTTTTACTGTTTGAAAACAATGCTTTGTTGACGGACCGCTTGATCCATCTTTTGATGGTTTCCAGCAGCATGAGGTGGTGGTATGCACTCCTAAAAAGCTGCACCTATATATTTGCTCATGTACTTATGTACACATGTATACTGccacacacacacacagAACTGTGCGTTACTAGATTAAATAGACATCTGTGTTTGAGTTCTGGTTCAAAAAGCTTCCAATTCTTATATATTAGGTGTTTGccttaataatattgattttaGTATGAAGGCCCTGTTATAATCGGTATCCCTCATTCCACATATACCAGGAATAGAAAAAACGTAAACGTTCAATAAGGGGTTATAATCTTGTCTTAGGTTTCTATCCATAGTATCGTAGTACTATAGAATGTTTTTTTCCTTCATCTCTATACACTGGTGATGCTTTACTTGAGCCTGATACCTTTTTTTCCCCTTCAAAATGGCAATACGTATATTGGAGATTGCACAATTGAACTATTCATTTATTGAGATTACAcacttttaatattaaatttatattgcTCTTCCTGTACTCGATTGTAAGGCTCAATTATTGATTGGTTAAGGGATACCACTAAAACTACGAAAAGGAAAGTTTTGCTTAGACGGTTTCATATAATACAATTTCttaatctttttcaatttttcttttttttatttggtaTATAAATGTCCCAAGATTTTAACTTTAACATATTGTGATAGCTTTTAGCTGTTTTGTTTCGAaaactttctttttttctttttatttttacaataCATCAAGCAAAATATactttttaattctttaattaaacaACAATctacttttcaaaggtaGAAGTTTATCAATAAAGATCAAAGCAGCTACAATATCAACAAAActtattaacttaacacAATTTACCCCCTTTAAAATGGCCATTTCTAAAATCGTCGCTAACTACGTCTATGATTCAAGAGGTAACCCAACCGTTGAAGTAGACTTGACAACTGAAAAAGGTACTTTCCGTTCAATTGTCCCATCTGGTGCTTCTACTGGTATCCATGAAAGTTTAGAATTAcgtgatgatgataaatcTAAATGGTTAGGTAAGGGTGTTTTGACTGCAGTTGACAATGTCAACAAAGTTGTTGCTCCTGCTTTAATTAAGGCTAATTTGGATGTTAAAGATCAAAAGGCTGTTGATGATTTCTTGTTGAAATTAGACGGTACTCCAAACAAATCTAAGTTGGGTGCTAACGCCATCTTGGCCGTCTCCATGTCTGTTGCAAGAGCAGCTGCCgctgaaaaaaatattccacTATATACTCATATTGCTGAATTAGCTGGCCAAAAGACCTCTACTTTTGTATTACCAGTTCCATGTTTCAACGTCTTAAACGGTGGTGTACATGCTGGTGGTGCTCTAGCTTTACAAGAGTTCATGATCGTTCCAACTGGTGCTAAATCTTTCGAGGAGGCCTTAAGAATCGGTTCAGAAACTTACCATCAATTGAAGAGTTTGGCTAAAAAGACTTTTGGTTCTTCTGCCGGTAATGTTGGTGATGAAGGTGGTATTGCTCCAGATATTGAAAACCCAGAACAAGCCTTGGATTTAATTGTTAAAGCTATTGATGCTGCTGGATACACTGGTAAGATAAAGATTGCTTTAGACCCTGCTTCTTCTGAATTCTTCAAAGATGATAAGTACGATTTAGGTTTCAAGACAACTACTAAGGATCCAGCACAAGTATTAACAGGTAAACAATTAGGTGATCTGTACCACTCATTATGTCAAAAATACCcaattatttctattgaAGATCCATTTGCTGAAGATGACTGGGAGTCCTGGACTAATTACTTCCCAAGAGCTGGTGTTCAAATTGTTGCTGATGATTTAACCGTTACAAATCCAGCCAGAATTGCAACTGCTATTGAAAAGAAGACTGCTGACTGTTTGCTATTAAAGATTAATCAAATCGGTACTATTACTGAGTCCTTGAAGGCTGCCGCTGAAGCCTACGCTGCTGGATGGGGTGTTAAGGTTTCTCACAGATCTGGTGAAACTGAAGATGTCTTCATTGCCGATTTAGTCGTTGGTTTAAGATGTGGTCAAATCAAATCAGGTGCTACTGCCAGATCCGAAAGATTGTCCAAATACAATCAATTGTTAAGGATTGAAAGAGAATTGGGTAGCAAAGCCATTTATGCCGGTGAAAAGTTCcataatggtaataaattATGAGTAACATTAGTTCATTTTCTTTACGCACATTACGCCCATTTCTgttgaaatttcttttatcttattttttctttaatatgaTGCATTTTTTCTAGagttttttctatttttttttttttttaacaatgTTTATAGTCTCAATATCCCTTATTATACATATTcaagaatataaattctTATTTACTTACAGGTAATTAAGATTATACCATTTCATGTGGGAATCATGGATCGTGTGATGGTATGAATCTGTGAAGAGTAGTGTAACATGGATTATAATGATCCTCAATTGAGCTTACATAACGAATTCTGAGTAGAAGAATACTAACAATGCATTTtctgatttattaaaaggtGAGGATAGAGTTTCGGGCTAAGAACCTCCTGGGAAGAGATGTCTTCAGCTAGATATTTTAGTATTGCTTACATAAACTATTTGGCCGAGTAAATTTGTTTAGCCAAGACTTTAATTAACTCTATTAGATAAATCGAATTAGGAAAAGtctataaaaatttataagaAGAGGTATTATAGTAGAGTTACTTTTGAGGTTTATTCTCTattctatttatataaGAAGAAGAATGCAAATGTTTATTCTTTAACAATCTTATTTCGGTGtacttttaaaactttCATACTTTTCATAAATTgtaattacaaaatatgcTATCAATGGGTTATTACTAGTAAATAGAAAgcttttgaaatttaaatcataCTTATGACATTTCTTTGAAAAGTTTGATACAACTAATATCTATATCTGTTGGACTTCAATatagaaatgaaaatgacGTTATCGTATTTCCTATTCTCCTTCACAGAAGAATATTACCTAGATGAACTAGCATATTACTTCCCAAAAAGTATACCactatttaaaaaatttgactaagattaaaatttattaatcgTCCAGAAGACTCGagaaatctttaaataccttgaatatttaactcTTAATAAGGcttaaatttcaataaaaactTAAATGAAGTTATCAAAGCTACAAATATTATGCacaataaagataaatttaaCTATTCAGAAGGCAACTGATAACCTGCTAATTCTTACAACTTAGAAgctattattagatatatCAGTTACTACTATTGAGTAACgtttatttttacatttATTGGTTCTTTACTTTAGGAAGCGACAGCAgatataaaatatcattatattGTACTTCTTAGATTAATTCTAGAAAGCTAAAAATAAGAGTTGATAGAATCAAAGTTTGATTgtcttaaataatatttttggtacagtgaaaaaaaagtataaaagGCGTGTAATTAATTTTCCttatttgtatattaatCATGTGATAGGTTTGTTGCTTTAGGAAATATAATTAGTTCAATTGACTTAAAATCATTTCCTATTCGTGAGGTTGGCGAATAAAACATTccagttttttttaaaatttttatagaaTTAGTTATAGAGCTACTGTAAAATCTATTTAATACACGATATCTGAAACTGTCCTATATTACTGATAGTTTTTGACGCatacttttaaaatcaCGTGATATAGCACGGGGTAACAGATTCAATTTCCCCTTTGCTACTAGTTTTCGTTCCGTTTGTTGTTTGACCGCAAACACAAACTAATTGCTTAAAGAAATTCTCATCTAAAAAGTTACGAAAAGAACAGTAGTATACGAAGACAATCATAAATTCTAAGAGATTccaattttataaaaataactaATTACTCGAGATCTCTACTACAAAATggataatttatcaaattcatcGGGCTCTACCGGAAATTCAGCTAACGATCGTCGCCATTCTTCTGATCATAACTCAACCACACATACTTCTCCAATGGACATAGATGGTGCTCCCGCACCAATTGCAGCACCAGCTCGTGTTGTACCACCACATCAAGAGGTTAAAATCATCCACAGAGATATTAATACATATGTCGGGTTTGCCAATTTACCAAAGCAATGGCACAGAAAATCTATTAGAAGAGGTTTTAACTTCAACTTATTATGCGTAGGCCAGTCAGGGTTAGGTAAATCTACATTAATTAATACATTATTTAACAAGGATATCTATGATTTACACCAATCAGAAATTGGTGAAGATGATTTTGTAtctaatgaagaagaagaagaagacaATGACAGAGTTAAAATCGATACCATATCTACTACAATCGAAGAAAATGGGGTTGAATTAAACTTAACCGTCATTGAAGCTCCAGGATTTGGTGATTTCATTGATAATACTAATTCATGGGAACCCattattgatgaaattaattcCAGATTTGATCAATATTTAGAttctgaaaataaaatcgaTAGATCGAATATTATCCACGAAGATAATAGAATACATGCCTGTTTATACTTTATTGAACCTACAGGTCATAATTTAAAGGCTTtagatttgaaatttatggAAATGATTCACACAAAATGTAATTTAATACcaattatttctaaatctGATATTCTAGATGacaatgaaatttttgaatttaagAATGTAATTAAACAACAactattagaaaataacaTAGAATACTTTAAACCACCAACTTATGCTGTCGATGATTCCGAAAGTATTGCAATGACAGAACAATTATATGATTTAATTCCTTATGCTATTGTCGGTGGAGAGCAAGGTACAAGATCCCGTTCATATCCATGGGGTATAATTGAAGTTGATAATCCACAACACTGtgattttgtatttttgcGTGAtgtattaattaaaaatttcatggAAGAGTTACGTGAAAAGACAAACACAGTTTtatatgaaaattatagatctaataaattaaagagTCTAGGTATTAAACAAGATAATTCTGTCTTTAGAGAATATGACCCAGAATTAAAGGAACtagaagataaaaaattacacGAAGCCAAGCTAGCTAAATTAGAGACCGAAATGAAGACTGTTTTCCAACAAAAAGTAtcagaaaaagaaaagaaattacaaaaatctGAATCTGAATTATTCCAAAGACACAAAGAGAtgaaagataaattaactAAACAATTAAAGGCTCTCGAGGAAAAGAAGCATCAATTAGAAATGTCTTTGGCAAATCAAGTATCTAATTCTCCAGTACAATCTAAGAAGAAAGGCTTTTTACGCTGATAAATAAACTTTACGGATCATATCTTGCTTGATATTACTCCGGAATATTTGTGCTTTTatcaattgttttttattattgggTTCTAGTTACAGTATTTGAATATCCGCTgcttaaatatttattactGGAAATCAAACAAATACATGCTGATTGTTTCAACAATaatgtaataattttttattaatttttatttttctttgtttttattcTCTTTAAGCTCTTACATAACAAGCCAATTTTATAACTAAATAGTTTTGTCACTGCAGAACTCTTACTGAACAAAGTACAATGtgcatttatttttaccatttatttttaacatAGCActaactttatttttatcaactCAAGCTGTTTATTAACCTCACTTCCACCAAAATACTACTATACATACAcatatacaaatatatatatatatatgtattattatatatattattatatatattattattattattattattattattattattattattattattattattattattattattattatattcttaaagaatttacaaaaattttcttttttaaaaaaagttaaacTAACAATAAATACAATTTTAAGATATAATAACAAACAAATAGAATACAAATAGTATAGGGCAAGacatatttaaatattatgcAGAAAGCTTTCCTTTATCCCTCTATCCCCTACCACACTACATCACACACTTTGGTATAATGCAGCAATCCATACATTCACATGGTAAGCAATAATATTCTAGATTTAGCTTCAGCTTTCCTTTATAAGTTTAAAAGGTGGGGTATAAACAACcaagataaattttttttcacagTCATAAGCTACTTTTGAACACCGCACGACATATATCTTTTAGTACTTCGAAAAACTCAGTAGCTGCCGTTTTCTCCAACTCAATTTGAAACTTCAGAGTTTCAACCCCAACAGATATCTAAGATTTAgtactaaaaatatttttatatctcTTATTAACTAAGCACATGCTTAAGGACACAATGctataaattattacacTTTTTTATacttctttatatttttgttcttGAGTAATTGAGTTTCCGCTACACACCACAATACTTTCCAAAACATTGTACAATACAAGGAAGGAATTGTTACTATAGTAAAAGCAAACACTGTAGtcaatataataatattagattgGCCCTCTCTTTTACTATGGCTGTTTGCCTTTTAAGTGCTTCCGTTCTAAGAAAATATCCGACGGAAATAGCTTCCATCTCGCATAATTTTCCGATCCGGaccatttttcatttccTCAAAATCGTGGACTATTTCAGTATTGTCTTCATTAGGATATGTAGATGAAAAGCAAAAATATCGACTTGATCGAAAATACTGGAGAACAGGAAAAAAACGACTCGAAGAAAAGGTGAGGTAAGTGATTTAAGGTAGTTTATTTTACAATACAGACctactaatttttttattaaaaggaGTGGttatattatcattgaCTTTCTGGTAAAGCCATCTTTATAGAGCAATAACTGGAGGGCTACTTACAAGAATTTTGAAGCGTTCTTCATTCTTCATTGtgatattcttttaatgCAGTAACATACCATAAGGAATACAAAATACGTCACAGTACAAAAATAGTTACTTTCCAGTATAATACACAAATATGTCTACTACTCAACTACGACCCATTGATATAGTGGTAGTGATTCATAATTTCACACCTACTAGCTCCAATATGCTACCTCTACAATCGGGGTCGATTATATAtgtaatagaaaaaaattccaatgGATGGTGGGATGGAGTCCAGCTAGTGGCTGGTACACAATCTGGTTCTTTCTCACCAAAATCAGGATCAACtcagaaaataataagagGTTGGTTTCCGGCCAATTATACTAAGCCTATACCTAAGACGTCTAGAAGAAAATCTACATcaacaaacaaaatatattcgTCACATAATTCCTTAAGATCATCTTCAGTATCAATATCTCAGAATAAACAGAATACTCCTGCTAAAAGAGCTGAAGATAGCATAAGACGAGATGATTTTCTAGATCCCAAATCTTACTCTATATCACATTCTGTatcaaattctaattcagaCAAAAGTAAGACTATAACCATAAATAAAGCTATTCCGCCATCGCCgacaaatgaaaaaatatactcACTGGAAGCTATTAAGCAACTTATATCggaaa is a window of Henningerozyma blattae CBS 6284 chromosome 5, complete genome DNA encoding:
- the TBLA0E01540 gene encoding uncharacterized protein (similar to Saccharomyces cerevisiae ENO1 (YGR254W) and ENO2 (YHR174W); ancestral locus Anc_5.62), which encodes MAISKIVANYVYDSRGNPTVEVDLTTEKGTFRSIVPSGASTGIHESLELRDDDKSKWLGKGVLTAVDNVNKVVAPALIKANLDVKDQKAVDDFLLKLDGTPNKSKLGANAILAVSMSVARAAAAEKNIPLYTHIAELAGQKTSTFVLPVPCFNVLNGGVHAGGALALQEFMIVPTGAKSFEEALRIGSETYHQLKSLAKKTFGSSAGNVGDEGGIAPDIENPEQALDLIVKAIDAAGYTGKIKIALDPASSEFFKDDKYDLGFKTTTKDPAQVLTGKQLGDLYHSLCQKYPIISIEDPFAEDDWESWTNYFPRAGVQIVADDLTVTNPARIATAIEKKTADCLLLKINQIGTITESLKAAAEAYAAGWGVKVSHRSGETEDVFIADLVVGLRCGQIKSGATARSERLSKYNQLLRIERELGSKAIYAGEKFHNGNKL
- the CDC3 gene encoding septin CDC3 (similar to Saccharomyces cerevisiae CDC3 (YLR314C); ancestral locus Anc_4.38); protein product: MDNLSNSSGSTGNSANDRRHSSDHNSTTHTSPMDIDGAPAPIAAPARVVPPHQEVKIIHRDINTYVGFANLPKQWHRKSIRRGFNFNLLCVGQSGLGKSTLINTLFNKDIYDLHQSEIGEDDFVSNEEEEEDNDRVKIDTISTTIEENGVELNLTVIEAPGFGDFIDNTNSWEPIIDEINSRFDQYLDSENKIDRSNIIHEDNRIHACLYFIEPTGHNLKALDLKFMEMIHTKCNLIPIISKSDILDDNEIFEFKNVIKQQLLENNIEYFKPPTYAVDDSESIAMTEQLYDLIPYAIVGGEQGTRSRSYPWGIIEVDNPQHCDFVFLRDVLIKNFMEELREKTNTVLYENYRSNKLKSLGIKQDNSVFREYDPELKELEDKKLHEAKLAKLETEMKTVFQQKVSEKEKKLQKSESELFQRHKEMKDKLTKQLKALEEKKHQLEMSLANQVSNSPVQSKKKGFLR